In the genome of Staphylococcus durrellii, one region contains:
- the treP gene encoding PTS system trehalose-specific EIIBC component yields the protein MAVKRKDVQDIVAAIGGKENVDTATHCVTRLRVVLKDDDKVDKDKLSDNDLVKGQFKADNQYQIVIGPGTVDEVYKQFIEETGSSEASKDDAKAAAAQKGNALQRLIKLLGDIFIPILPAIVTAGLLLGINNLLTMENLFGPDPLVKQFPQLGDFSDIINVIANTAFTFLPALVGWSSMRVFGGSQILGLVLGLILMNPQLVPQSDIAKGHIPTWNIFGLEIKQLNYQGQVLPILLATYVLAQIEKFLNKRVLDSIKMLVVGPVSLLITGFLAFIIIGPVALWIGTGITNGVTFVFEHAGWLGGAIYGLFYAPLVITGLHHMFLAVDFQLMGSHLQGTYLWPIVAISNICQGSAAFGAWYVYKKRKMVKEQGLAVTSGISGFLGVTEPAMFGVNLPLKYPFLASILTSCVLGAIIGASGVLGKVGVGGVPAFISIQKEYWGVYLICTLLAIVVPFILTVILSRFSKEETKELVVE from the coding sequence TTGGCTGTAAAAAGAAAAGATGTTCAGGATATAGTTGCAGCAATTGGGGGAAAAGAGAATGTCGACACAGCCACACACTGTGTCACGCGTTTGCGTGTAGTGTTGAAAGATGACGATAAGGTAGATAAGGATAAATTAAGCGATAACGATTTAGTGAAAGGTCAGTTTAAAGCGGATAACCAATATCAAATAGTTATTGGTCCTGGTACAGTTGATGAAGTGTATAAGCAATTTATCGAAGAAACTGGTTCTTCAGAAGCATCTAAGGATGATGCGAAAGCAGCGGCGGCGCAAAAGGGGAATGCGCTACAAAGACTAATCAAATTATTGGGTGATATATTCATTCCAATTTTACCGGCTATTGTTACTGCCGGCTTACTTTTAGGAATCAATAACTTATTAACGATGGAGAATCTATTTGGACCAGATCCATTAGTTAAACAATTCCCACAACTTGGAGATTTCTCGGATATAATTAACGTAATTGCGAATACTGCATTTACATTTTTACCGGCACTTGTTGGTTGGAGTAGTATGCGTGTATTCGGTGGGAGTCAAATTCTTGGTTTGGTATTAGGTTTAATACTAATGAATCCTCAATTAGTACCACAATCTGATATTGCTAAAGGCCATATCCCTACTTGGAATATTTTCGGTTTGGAAATTAAACAATTAAACTACCAAGGGCAAGTATTACCGATATTACTTGCGACATATGTGTTAGCACAAATTGAAAAATTCCTGAATAAACGTGTGTTAGATTCTATTAAAATGCTTGTTGTAGGACCTGTTTCGTTATTAATCACAGGATTTTTAGCATTTATCATCATCGGACCGGTAGCTTTATGGATTGGTACCGGTATCACTAATGGCGTTACATTTGTCTTTGAACATGCTGGTTGGTTAGGCGGTGCGATTTACGGTTTGTTCTACGCACCATTAGTAATTACAGGACTACATCACATGTTCTTAGCTGTAGACTTCCAATTAATGGGCAGTCATTTACAAGGCACATACTTATGGCCAATCGTGGCAATTTCAAATATTTGCCAAGGATCTGCTGCTTTTGGTGCGTGGTATGTTTACAAGAAACGTAAAATGGTCAAAGAGCAAGGGCTTGCAGTAACTTCAGGAATTTCAGGTTTCTTAGGAGTAACAGAACCTGCAATGTTTGGTGTCAATTTACCTTTAAAATATCCATTCTTAGCATCTATTCTAACTTCATGCGTATTAGGTGCGATTATTGGTGCGAGTGGTGTGCTCGGTAAAGTAGGTGTTGGTGGTGTTCCTGCATTTATTTCTATTCAAAAAGAATATTGGGGCGTATATTTAATTTGTACATTATTAGCGATAGTCGTGCCATTTATCTTAACGGTAATTTTATCTAGATTTAGTAAAGAGGAAACGAAAGAATTGGTAGTGGAGTAG